In the genome of Ictalurus punctatus breed USDA103 chromosome 3, Coco_2.0, whole genome shotgun sequence, the window gatggtgatgatgatgatgatgatgatgatgatggtgatgatgatggtggtaatgatgatgatgatgatgatgtttgtgGTATTGTTCGTGATGATAAGACtttgcttttcattttatttcatttgattaaagtgaaataaattagatgaagatgaaaatgatGAAGATTAACACAATGGAAAATAGCAGTGTATATAAATGTGCTCTGCCTAACCGattaagtctctctctcacacacacacacacacacacacacacacacacacacacacactcgcacgcacacgcgcacacgcgcacacacacacacacacacacacacacacacacacacacacacaaccctctGACGCACACATCCAAACACACCCTTCCCCcactctcatgctctctctctctctctctctctctctctctcacacacacacacacacacacacacacacacacactggcgcacccacacacacactgtactgtttgtgtgtgtgtgtgagtacacGTATGCATTCAGAAACTCATTTTGCTCAAAACAAACTTAgaagccaacacacacacacacacacacacacacacacacacacacacacacacacacacagcttgttaACATTCACCCTCCATCTGTTCAAAAAAACTCACCTATTaaggacacacacatacacacagagtttGAAATCACGTtatacatagacacacacatacacacacacacacacagtacaacaCACAAAAGCGCGTGAGCatacacaaataacacacacagacacacacacattatccgACTCACACAGATTCTCCCTCCTAcgcaagcgcacacacacattccccctcttgcctcacacacacacacgcacgcacacacacgcgcacacgcacacacacacacacacacacacacacacacacacacacacagccctaacacacacccctccccctcccattctctctcaaacacacacacaccactcacacacacacacacacacacacacacacaaacacacatcctgcctcgcacgcacacacacacacacaaacacacacacactctttttttctctaaCTCACTTgatcacgctctctctctctctctctctctctctctctctctctcacacacacacacacacacacacactcacacactcactcacacacacccctccccctCTTTCACAAGCATCCTGCCactcctctaacacacacatacagataaacacacacacacacacacacacacacacacacacacacacacacatcacaaacacacactccaccCCCACTCTTCCAAACACACATCCTGCTTTTCCTTTATCACAGTAAtatgagcgcacacacacacacacacacacacacacacacacacacacacacacacacacacacacacacacacacacacagcatgagaCATTAAATTCAGACGGTTGTGAGTGACAGTTGagatgtctgtttttatttcagtgtaGAACTCCAACATTAATGATGCATTAATAAAGCTGTCATGTCTCACAGTGTTGCTGTACAAACACGATGTGAACAGGTGACATTCttctcatccccacacacacacacacacacacacacacacacacacacacacacacacacacacacacacccacagtgtCCACTATCTCACACTGTTACAGTAGATGCACTCACAGTAGATAATGCCGACCTTAACAGAGTAACTGATCGACTGAGATAAACACCCTGGCTGATAAAATGCTAAAActtgcattgtgtgtgtgtgtgtgtgtgtgtgtgtgtgtgtgtcagtgtcatCAGGTGACCTCCAGTACAGCCAGAAGGTCTCTCTCCCAACCAGCAGAGGACAGAAATGAGCCAAAACGGCGTTCTGGTCTCTGTCCAGTCCACATTTCTATCCTGTATCAACTCCAAACACACCTGAGCAGGTAATAACAGCCAAAGGATGTGACACATGTTGCACCAGTAATGGGCACGAAACAAAACTACAGTGTGTACTACACCTGGAGGTTCAAACCTCAAGCTTTTGACTAGGAAAGAAACATGGCTGCCTCCATGTTCGTCTTTTGTTAGCAGCAATCTAGCCAGCTACCTGTGATGagtgatttatttatcttatcTCCTCAAAACAGTgtgaatatgtctgtatgttgattgagcTCAAACTAACACCTGTATGTACGGTATAACTCCTTTAAAGATAAAGAGGGGCTCCTTTTGTTGGAAATGTACTTGTTTTAGTTAAATGCAGCGTTAATTCCCACTTTTTTGGTGTGAAATAAAAATCGTGAACCGTGAGTCAGGTCCGGGTATGGAATCCTCTCAGCTTCATAAAtcggaggtaaaaaaaaaaaccccaaacattaATGTAAAGATCAGGTCTTACAGTAATAATGCTGAAATGGCGAAGCATTTTCTCCTGattaatttattacacattatcAACAAGACCAAAATTCTGTGGTGTCGAGATGCAGGCAGAAACGATCCATATACATCTACATATGTGAAAATACAtatctaatacgttatcgtttctatagtaaccgctcctTCACAGGGATTTGTCCAGTGGACGCTCCACATTCACAGATTAATCGTTGATATGGCGAGTTaagtaaggagacgtttacttaacgtttgtggaaggagtctccagcgtcagaggTTGTCTGACATCGTCAGGACGggggagtttacgcttctttgagGTTTCTCAGTAGCATGATGTAatcagctgcatttttttttgccttgagAGAGGAAAACGAGAGGCTgctgagggaacgactgtttatagctgctataacggaaGGGACAACAGGAACTGACCGGCTTCACGgacgttccagaacattaaatgtaactataaatggagaAAATTGTACtcattgtcaaattgctgtggtataagtggaataaaacacgtgaGTAAGCGCagtcagaggaaaataatcaacaccggGGAGGTAACTTTAACTCGGCGTCATGCCATATTGCATCAccccttgattattttcctataacgggaTGCGTCGACAtatattattccttacataacagcagctctgacagtagcacaaATCACTGGAATACAGCACtctacactaatattggcacccttggtaaatataaggagtgaaggctgtgaaaaattgtctttattgtttaaccttttgatcttttgtttaaaaaattcatagaaaaaaaaaaatattctgctttcatggatatcaaacaattgcaaacacaacacaggtttatctaaaaaaaatatttgttaaatataggtgtgcaacaattattggcacccttttagtcaatactttgcgctagctccctttgccgagataacagctctgagtcttctcctataacgcctgatgaggttggagaagacacggcgagggatctgagagcgtaactccatacagaacctctccagatccttcacatttcaggtccacgctggtggactctcctcttcagttcaccacacaggtgttctatggggttcaggtcaggggactgggatggacatCGCAGGACCGTGATtttatggtcagtaaaccatttctgtgttgattttgatgatgttttggatcattgtcctgctggaagatccaaccacggcccatttgaatctttctggcagagacagtcaggttttcatttaatatctgttgatatttgatagtccatgatgccatgtatcctaacaaaatgtccaggtcctctgcagaaaaacagacccaaaacattaaagatcctcctccatatttaaccgtgggcatgagggacttttccatacggctacctctctgtgtgaccaaaaccacctctgtgtttattaccaaaaagctctattctggtttcatctgaccgtagaacccgataccatttgaagttccagcaGTGTCTGggaaactgaagacgctcgagtttgtttttggatgagagtagaggcttttttcttcaaactcttccaaacagcttgtggtgatgtcggtgacttcagattgtagttctggagactttctgaccccaagacacaactaacatctgcagttctccagctgtgatccttggagatgttttatccactcgaaccgtcctcttcacagtgcgttgagacgatacagacacacgtccaattccaggtcgattcataacatttccagtcgactggaacttcttaatcattgtcctgatggtgaaacgggcgttttcaatgcttgtgctattttcttatagacacgccccattgtgtgaagctcaacaaccttttcccgcacatcacagctacattcctcgctcttactcattgttatgaatgactaagggaatttggcctgtgagttacctcatatttatacccctgtgaaacaggaagtcatggttgaacaatttcctgttcctagtcacccaggtgcaataaacaatttttaaatatcagtgataatatacttaaaatatatttttctcatatgaattcataggggtgccaaaacttgttgcaaacctatatttaacaaatatatatatatatatttttataaacctgtgttgtgtttgtgtaatagtttgatatccatgagagcggagtatttttgtgaattttttgaacataagatcaaaagtttaaacaataaagacaatttttcacagccgtctttgctcatatttaccaagggtgccaatattagtggagcgcactgattatatatgtatgtatgtatgtatgtgtatatatatatatatatatatatatgcgctcgtattatgtttatttatcatttgttaCAGCTAAAACTAATTGTAATTGGAATGCACTTAATGTGTcctgacaatcatttttaaatgatttaaaaaaaataaactaaattttaaacaaaagttttcttattaaagaaaaatgtataaacgacacatttcatattttcataagtaaacttttatttaacattctgattccagtgtcagtgctttgcaacagaccatttacaaatatgtaaatctaaacggataaaaataaaatgttttgtaatttaaaaaaaaaaaaaagtgtaatcatGGCGAgttgttgtggtataagtggaatgaAACACTCCTGGGTCAGTAACTGACTAACTGCTGATATCACACCACTCAAGCTGTAAAAGAATATTCAGTCAAACTCCGTGACAGAGCGCAGTGTAGAGCTGCTGTAGAACATTTACATGCATCTCTCCTGCCATTTTTCCCATTCTCAACACCGTCAATTCTACATACTGTACCTTTTAAACAAAACAGTAGACTCTAAAGGAAGTGAAAAGCAGCCGTATCATTTTAAAGGTCatcttatttatatacatatacattgaaaaaatgtatataaagataaaaagatacaaaatagatatacaaaaacacaaacattttgaCACACAAACATTGAGGCTACATTTTGCATCATCGTAAAGACATTCTGATAAAGGCTAATGCTTGAATTTTGTTCCTAAGGCAGATGTATGAATTTGATTCATCTCTGGAAGGTTAATGCCTACATATGAACTGATTAGTGATATTGTGAGAAATCTAaaatgaggaaaataataaagataacAGAGATTATCATATCAGTAGTCACAGGTGAGTAATCTCTATTTCTAACATtgtataatgtttatatatatatatatatatatatatatatatatatatatatatattcgtaTAGAGATCTCTCAGCCTTTTAGATAAATCCCTCGGATTTCTGCTCGGTATCTTTAGATAAAACAGTAACGAAGGTGCGCAGATGTAACAGATTAAGGCAGTGTCAGCGGAAAGCGCTTTTCACACAGGACACAATATTCGCATTCACTGTCAAAGAGAAGAGGAGCGAGAACATGGTTCTTCTGAAAAGTTCTAACATTTCCAGCTTGGCTAGCAAACAGAAGCGGAAAAACGAGCGGAAGCGACGAGAGACAAGCAGAATGATTCTCATCGCTACTGTTGttgcttgtgggcgtggcctatccAGCTTTTTTTTCCGTATAGATAAGAAACCGTAGTAGCTAGATACAGCATCTAAAGCATACTAGTTCAATACAACTTAAATAGCGCtctaatcagtgtgaaaattgTTCGCTTGATTTGCATGTTATTTCCTCGGCTTCGCACTAGCTACACTCTCAAATTAGGTTAGCAAAGcgagctaactgtactagctacataCCTTCAGCAGAGATGCCAacaatctctgctacttccttccaagcttgatttttcttcatcatttctcgGTATACATTTAACGAGAGGTCGTTTATGACAGGAGAAGGTGAAACCCTATTTAAACGGGAGTTAATTGCAGATAGGAACTAAACTTGTGAGCGGGAAACTGAAGACACGCCGCACCACGAGCGCAGTAGGATTGCTCGGAGGAATTATTTGAGACAATAGTTCAGATTTGTGGTTTTACAGCATCAAACCGAATTCGCATAGAGTGGAGAAAATCGCTTTGTTGCTGAAACAGCAGGTCTGTGTCACACGTACGTAGAAAATGTACGCAGAAAGAACACTTGTCTGTTGCGTGCTAGAGTGAATGTAGGTTGAGACACCTTTTAGTGTTTAATAATTTagtttgtgttgattttgttcAGACGTTAGTCTGGTGAAATCCACTCTCAGCACTTGACCGGTCTGTAGTGTTAATCTGAGACTTTTACACATTCCAAAAGCTTGGAAATACCACTAACTCTGCTTTCAGGACATAACGGACAGGAATGTGTTTCTTAACAGTGAACAAAGGTGTCTGACTAAACGTCTACAGCTGTAGTACACTAAATCACTAAATCACTACATAACCATCTTTACATGCAAACTAATAAAAAGAGCATTTATTATCTGATTTACttgaaatgaaacagaaaagagtgtgtgtttgttcagtgTCGGCCATGGTCATAGCACTGTTGAAGCGTGCGACTAAAACACGTAACCTGGCATTTCAGACCTCAGAATAggtaaaaaccaaacaaatcatCCTCTCTACTCAGAATACCTACTCATAAACACGGGTTGGTCTCCTCAACCCCAACTTCAGCAAGtaatgtcaaatcaacatggctgctctcAGAAAAGAAAGTAACGCtttttacctttaaatgagttatacaatatatatacacacacacacacacacacacacacacacacacacatacacacacacacacacacaagtattaTCTTTAGATCGATCAACATACAGACACTttcgcttgttaaatctatagcACTGACTCTACATTCCACTGTCTTGAggacatcactcatcacagttagctggttagcttgttgctaacaaaagacaaacatccGTGACAGGCGTTTTTTCCTCAGTTTGAAGCTCAAACTTACAAAAATGACATAATTCTGACGTCCCACTTCCGAGTGGAATGCTGCAAAACTTTTATGTGACCCCATGCTTGTTAGTACTGCGGGGTTTTGGTGTCActggtttaaataaaataaattaaaatagagtattttaaaaaacaaattagtAACCTCTTGATAAACAAAAGTCATAGATTTTGAGTTGCAGGGAATAAAGTCACAATATTGACATTTGAAAAGGTGCTAATATTAGAAGGATAAACTTCTGGTCTTGTGGTGTTGCAGACTGCACACATTGCAAGTATTGGAGCACAAAATCTAAGGAAAATAAATCAGACTTGCACGTGCTCCTGGCCAGTAAAGTCAGATTCGTTCCCatttcctgaaatgttttatttaccaGGCGCTTTAGGTGACGGAGTTCATACCAGTATTACAGGCCAACCACATTATCATAATTAATATTTCAGACTATTTAAAAGCCATGTccctgaaataaatattttgatcatttaaaaaacaaacaattaaaggaataattaaattaatacttTGCACAACatgtaatcatttaaattattaatgagtgattcaaatattaattattcaattatttccTACTTAAATGTCATAAATTAAATGTCCCTTTcattgtcttatttatttattgtctttacataatatatttaacttttatttatttatttatttaatacactgTGATCTGAATTGTTCCTTAATAGTATGGTGGCGttctgattaattaattaattaattaatttttttaagggtttaaatttgtttaaaagtgAAGACAAGTCCCGATTGCAGAGTTACACGACCCCTGGGCTAATTGTCACTGACactgatatttttcaacatGGCTGAACCTGTGGGAGTTGTGTTAGCGGTCAATGCTAAGTGGAATTAAAGTGTCATTCTAGTCGTAGGGAGTCTTTTCTAAGTAATTtatcaacacatctgaggtaaatgttgatgtttctgGTCATTCTGTCTGGTTTCTACAGTCACTGCACCTTTACAATATCTGTTTAAAAGATTTTGCAGCGAGAAACTCGCTAGCCGCAGTGATTAGCTAGGTTGTGCGTGGCGGCCATATTTagcagttgcctagcaacagtgttctgGTGTCTGAACAGTgagtaaaattattatttttttaaaacatagaTTCGAAGGATTTTCCATCATACACGGACAAGGAAACATGAAACATCCTAAACGTGACTTTTTGACATGTTAGCTACATGAACACTTCAGATATGAccaaaagataaataaaatgttgtaaTTTTGGGGCCTATTTTGTCATTTTGGGGAAAGGCGATTTAAACTTAAATTTAGATCATGATATTTTACACacagtatttatattgtattagTATAACACATCATAcaacaaatatattaaataaataagtactgctgatatttaaaataaaattttagatACCCTTTAAGTTAATAAATTATACAATATCCTCCTGATTTACACTACCAAATGAGACAAAATGCTGAAAAGCTCTTTTTTGTAATGTTATAGTGCATTTAGTCCAGTAGAGGGCGACAAACCAGCGAAATTAAAGCTCATTGTGGCTCAttgtggtaaaaaaaattttttttgcctgAACTATGACTATTATTAATTCTGTAGCTGTGTACATGTGGAAGTTTTGTGTTACTTTACTAAAGTGATGGTTTAATCAGTTGTGGTTTATATatgtttcaatttaaaaaatcctctctctctctctctctctctctctctctctctctctctctctctctctctctcagtacacACATGCGATAGATGTTTATTTGCGTAGTTTGCGTGCCTCCTTCTTTCTAGTTGCTCTTCTTGTTCTTGGTGGTTTCTTATCTGTGAGAGCAGGCAGGGTCTGGAGAGTTTCAGCTGTCTTGTTGGACCAGTACGCAATATCCTGCAGAACCTGGAGGATCCACTTCTTCAGAACAAACGTCCCACCATCCACCAAGTCCTttgcctaacacacacacacacacacacacacacacacttctgaaaTCGGTTTAAATATCGGACATGTCAAATTAAATTAAGTGTATTTTGGTTTCAGAACAtctatgatgtcatttcctcaTCCTTCATAGAATTACATAATTATCCTGAAATGATTTAAAGCAGTCACAAGAGTTAGTGTATTGTTTAACAATACAAAAATGCTCCATGCTACAAGGTTTTTGAAGAGGGCACAGTGAGATTTTGGACTcatgaaaatgtaataataataataataatatctgtaCCATCATGCTAAAAggattttatttccttttgcATCTACAGatggttattattttattcctgtatttatatttgtgatAGTTTTATGAAtgcatatttaaaacaaaaggaaacaaTAAATGATATccaatatatttgtttgttatatatatatttttataaatatattaatgagCATTTTACACCCAATTGAATGCAACATttagaacaaataaatgaatggacctaaatgtatttaattagtAAACCCTGATGAAAtgatttacacatttttatatgtattcTACTATAAAGATATATTAAacatacatgaataaatatattatataatatgtcATAAATCAATCTCTAAGTACCTCAGCATCACACCTCTTTCCCCCCACCAGGAGGCGCTCTGTGCTCATCACCAGGTAGTCTAGTCGGTCTCTGACAGTTTTTCTCTGTTTTGTGTACTCATCCTCAGGTGTGTTGGG includes:
- the cntf gene encoding ciliary neurotrophic factor, which encodes MDLKEKTVALARLLHKDCTQLLELYTNRESLPSNSVSGSQLVSIPPLTSQLSPPEKICFLHAALRVCLRLLDKAITHEDALFPNTPEDEYTKQRKTVRDRLDYLVMSTERLLVGGKRCDAEAKDLVDGGTFVLKKWILQVLQDIAYWSNKTAETLQTLPALTDKKPPRTRRATRKKEARKLRK